The Pithys albifrons albifrons isolate INPA30051 chromosome 13, PitAlb_v1, whole genome shotgun sequence genome has a segment encoding these proteins:
- the CLN6 gene encoding ceroid-lipofuscinosis neuronal protein 6, which produces MQGSARRRPFPAAAPGSPPPAGTLFPGRHGAVKGEDSFKTSPFHLDLWFYFTLQNWVLDFGRPIAMIILPLEWFPLNKPSAGDYFHMAYNVITPFLLLKLIERSPKTLPRSMVYVSIIMFVMGASIHLVGDSVNHRLIFSGYQHHLSVRENPIIRNLRPETLIDSFELLYYYDEYLGHSMWYIPFFLILFIYFTGCFTPVAEQSRMPVAALLLVGPSSLYYWYLVTEGQIFILYIFTFFAMMALVMHQKRKGLVLDSNGLFLFYSFIITLLLIAGWVAWLWNDKILRKKYPGVIYIPEPWAFYTLHMNNLHAAKESL; this is translated from the exons ATGCAGGGCTCGGCGCGGCGCCGGCCGTTCCCAGCGGCGGCCCCGGGCTCGCCCCCGCCCGCCGGGACGCTCTTCCCGGGCAG gcacGGGGCAGTGAAGGGCGAGGACTCCTTCAAGACCTCCCCATTCCACCTGGACCTCTGGTTCTACTTCACTCTGCAGAACTGGGTGCTGGACTTTGGGCGTCCCATCGCCATG aTAATCCTTCCCTTGGAGTGGTTTCCTCTGAACAAACCCAGTGCTGGGGATTATTTCCACATGGCTTACAATGTCATCACaccatttcttctgctgaag CTCATCGAGAGGTCCCCCAAGACCCTGCCCAGGTCCATGGTCTACGTGAGCATCATCATGTTTGTGATGGGCGCCAGCATCCACCTGGTGGGCGACTCGGTGAACCACCGGCTGATCTTCAGCGGGTACCAGCACCACCTGTCTGTCAGGGAGAACCCCATCATCAGGAACCTCAGGCCAGAGACTCTG ATTGATTCCTTTGAGCTGCTCTACTACTATGATGAGTATTTGGGTCATTCCATGTG GTACATCCCTTTTTTCCTGATCCTGTTCATCTATTTCACGGGCTGCTTCACccctgtggcagagcagagcaggatgcccgtggctgccctgctgctggtggggccCAGCAGCCTCTACTACTG GTACCTGGTGACAGAGGGGCAGATCTTCATCCTCtacattttcactttctttgcCATGATGGCTTTAGTGATGCACCAAAAACGTAAAGGACTTGTCCTGGACAGCAACGGGCTCTTCCTCTTCTACTCCTTCATCATCACCCTGCTCCTCATCGCTGGCTGGGTGGCTTGGCTGTGGAATGACAAAATCCTCAGGAAGAAGTACCCTGGAGTGATCTACATCCCTGAGCCCTGGGCATTTTACACCCTGCACATGAACAACCTCCACGCAGCAAAGGAAAGTTTATAG
- the FEM1B gene encoding protein fem-1 homolog B, with protein MEGLAGYVYKAASEGRVLTLAALLLNRSESDIKYLLGYVSQHGGQRSTPLIIAARNGHAKVVRLLLEHYRVHTQQTGTVRFDGFVIDGATALWCAAGAGHFEVVKLLVSHGANVNHTTVTNSTPLRAACFDGRLDIVKYLVENNANISIANKYDNTCLMIAAYKGHTDVVRYLLEQRADPNAKAHCGATALHFAAEAGHLEIVRELVRWKAAMMVNGHGMTPLKVAAESCKADVVELLLAHADCDRRSRIEALELLGASFANDRENYDILKTYHYLYLAMLERYRDSESVIEKEVLPQIEAYGNRTECRTPQELESIRQDRDALHMEGLIVRERILGSDNIDVSHPIIYRGAVYADNMEFEQCIKLWLHALHLRQKGNRNTHKDLLRFAQVFSQMIHLNEPVKAKDIESVLRCSVLEIEQGMSRIKTTQDSDIHTALDNYECNIFTFLYLVCISTKTQCSDEDQSRINKQIYNLIQLDPRTRDGSSLLHHAVNSGTPVDDFHTNDVCSFPNALVTKLLLDCGADVNAVDNEGNSPLHIIVQYHRPISDFLTLHSIIISLVEAGAHTDMTNKQKKTPLDKSTTGVSEILLKTQMKLSLKCLAARAVRIYNISYQNQIPRTLEEFVKFH; from the exons ATGGAGGGGCTGGCCGGGTACGTGTACAAGGCGGCGAGCGAGGGCCGAGTGCTCACCTTGGCCGCGCTGCTGCTCAACCGCTCCGAGAGCGACATCAAGTACCTGCTGGGCTACGTGAGCCAGCACGGCGGGCAGCGCTCCACGCCGCTCATCATCGCCGCCAGGAACGGCCACGCCAAGGTGGTCCGGCTGCTGCTCGAGCACTACCgggtgcacacacagcagacCGGCACCGTCCGCTTCGACGG CTTCGTCATCGACGGTGCCACGGCGCTCTGGTGCGCGGCCGGCGCCGGCCACTTCGAGGTGGTGAAGCTGCTGGTGAGCCACGGCGCCAACGTGAACCACACCACGGTGACCAACTCGACCCCGCTGCGGGCGGCGTGCTTCGATGGCAGGCTGGACATCGTCAAGTACCTGGTGGAGAACAACGCCAACATCAGCATCGCCAACAAGTACGACAACACCTGCCTGATGATCGCGGCCTACAAGGGCCACACGGACGTGGTGCGGTACCTGCTGGAGCAGCGCGCCGACCCCAACGCCAAGGCCCACTGCGGGGCCACCGCCCTGCACTTCGCGGCCGAGGCCGGGCACCTGGAGATCGTCCGGGAGCTGGTCAGGTGGAAGGCGGCCATGATGGTCAACGGGCACGGCATGACCCCGCTGAAAGTGGCCGCCGAGAGCTGCAAGGCCGACgtggtggagctgctgctggcgcACGCCGACTGCGACAGGAGGAGCAGGATTGAGGCTCTGGAGCTCCTGGGGGCCTCCTTTGCCAATGACAGAGAAAACTATGATATATTGAAGACTTACCACTATTTATATTTAGCGATGCTGGAGAGGTACCGGGACAGCGAGAGCGTCATCGAGAAGGAGGTTCTTCCACAGATCGAAGCTTATGGGAACAGGACTGAATGCAGGACCCCTCAGGAATTAGAGTCCATTAGGCAGGACAGAGATGCCCTTCACATGGAAGGCCTCATTGTGCGGGAGAGGATTCTGGGCTCGGACAATATCGACGTTTCTCACCCCATCATTTACCGGGGCGCGGTTTATGCGGATAACATGGAGTTTGAGCAGTGCATCAAGCTGTGGCTCCACGCCTTGCACCTGAGGCAGAAAGGCAACAGGAACACCCACAAGGACCTCCTGAGGTTTGCTCAGGTCTTTTCCCAGATGATCCACTTGAACGAGCCCGTCAAAGCCAAGGACATCGAGAGCGTCCTGCGGTGCAGCGTCCTGGAGATAGAACAAGGCATGTCCCGGATCAAAACCACGCAGGACTCCGACATCCACACGGCCCTGGACAACTACGAGTGCAACATCTTCACCTTCCTCTACCTGGTCTGCATCTCCACCAAGACCCAGTGCAGCGACGAGGACCAGTCGCGCATCAACAAGCAGATCTACAACCTGATCCAGCTGGACCCGCGGACCCGGGACGGCTCCAGCCTGCTCCACCACGCCGTCAACTCCGGCACCCCCGTGGACGACTTCCACACCAACGATGTCTGCAGCTTCCCCAACGCCCTGGTCACCAAACTGCTGCTGGACTGCGGCGCCGACGTCAACGCTGTGGACAACGAGGGCAACAGCCCCCTGCACATCATCGTGCAGTACCACCGGCCCATCAGCGACTTCTTGACGTTGCATTCCATCATCATCAGCCTGGTGGAGGCCGGGGCTCACACGGACATGACCAACAAGCAGAAGAAAACCCCTCTGGATAAAAGTACCACCGGGGTGTCCGAAATACTCCTTAAAACTCAAATGAAGCTGAGTCTCAAGTGCCTGGCTGCCCGCGCCGTGCGGATCTACAACATCAGCTACCAAAACCAGATCCCCAGAACTCTGGAGGAGTTTGTGAAGTTCCACTAG